The sequence TACCTAATAGGATGGTACCTAATAGGAGTAAGTCATACAAAAACCTTAGTCATCAAACTACCGCTTACACCACTTGTATCAACAAATTGCCCTTGCACCACATAGGGAAGGAAAGCTCTTCCCTCAGCGATTACCGCTTTGCTACTTCTGGTCGAACGAAAGCAGCCTTGATCTATATGCCTGGCAAAAAGGATACAAGTTTAGTAGATTCTACTAGTATTGTTACTGTATGAAATAATTTCAAACTGGGCATTTGCAAGGGCTAGTGATACTGAGAATTGAACAATGAATCAATTTTGCACAACAATAATGTAACATATGTCACTGAGGTGGTGGAGTTGCTCAACAAATGCCAGAAATAAGTAATTTAACAGTGTGGACCTAAGCTCCAATGGTTAATGCACTCTATTTGTGTATGACAATTTAGTGGATAACATAGTAGTGTTGCTAAACAGTATACTGCACTACTCGATGCAAAATTGAAGTGTACATACAGGAAGAATGCAAAGTATAAGTCCATGTTTGTTTTTTGCTTCTAGTTCTGCTTCTGCTGTAGCTAGATGTCAGAACAAATGGAGTTATGGAGAAGTGATTTCTGGAGAAGCTAGAAGCCCGCTtctgagaaaaatgaactaaagctgagaagctcgtcGAGAgatgtttttctgaaaagctatgtgctgagaagtcaaaaatttattgtagaagctaacaacctattttcaaaatcaGCTTTTTAGACAAGCCAAAAgtagaagctcaaacaaacagccTGTTTATAGCTGCCACTTTTTAGCAAACTCGTTCTCCAGAAGCCTGCTTCTAAagaaatgaattagaagctaAGAGGCTAGCTAAGAGTAGCTTTTTGAGAAATAGTGtgttgagaagctaaaaaatattataaaagataACTAAAATCCAAAAGTAGCTTTTCAGCAAAGTCAAAAgcacaacttttcagaaaagacAAAAGcagaaactcaaacaaacaaGCTCTAAGGCCCTGTTTCGTAGAAGCCAATAGAAACCCAAACAATCAATCAACTTTTACTGGCTTCTGGTTGTGatttctaagaagcaaaattagTCTTTACTATTACAAAAGCCTAAGAAACTAAAAGTAAATCTGGATGTGTTTTCTCTAGAAGCATGCTTCTCaagcttctggagaagccacaagtttttaaagcccaaacaaacagagTCTAAGCAACCTTTGAAATAACACATCTCATTAACCAGGATAGCCACAAAACAAGTTGTCATTCCAAAGATATAGAATCTCAATAATCTCATAatgcaaataaaaaatttaaagtagACACAGTTAAGGGACTCCAACCTTCTCGATCAGTATTACAAGAAAGCCAGTTTCAAATAAATCAAAAGTATGGTAAAAttaaatcaaagaaatatggCTTGTTGAGAGCTTGAAACTAATAGTCTCTTTTTTAAAACCTTTTTAGAAGGTCTGTGGAGGCACTGTTACCCTATGTTTCACCGATTCGCCATACGGGTAGAAGGCGagtatatattaatatatatttaaatatcaCTAAAAAGCAAATGAGCTAGAGAATATACAAATACAAAATTCAATTTTGTAGCTACTAAGCAAGAAGGTAGTGAGCCATAACATCTAAAATATTGAAATACTCACACTGATACAGATCCATCACGCTgaaggggaaaaagaaaaagaaaagaaaagaacacagaGAAAAGATGAGATGGGCTTCCATGTGCTGGGCTGCTAGCCGACTCAGCCCACCTATAGACCTTATGCTCATATTTATGCTCCGGACACACCAGCTCATGGACAGGAAGAAATGTATCCGAGGGAGGTATCGACGAGTATCGGAGGGCGTATCGCTAATTAAATTGTCTAATTTTAAAAACATCGTAATTTTCCGATACTTCCCGGTACCTGTATCGAGCCACATCGAGACGTATCGCCGTATCCCTCCGTATCGGATACGGGTATGGCGACCTTGCTGAAGTATCAGTGATTCATAGCTGTTACCCTTCTGAACAAGATCCTTCGTAGACCGGGTCGGAGTTACATCTTTAATCTCACCAACTAAATTGCAGTTGAATTCCACATTTTCTTAAGCGGTAACCCAAATATACTAATTCAAAAATTCGAATATGCTAAATTCAGttcttaaaaatatattatctgAAGAACTACAAAGATCTCTCCACAATTATGCCTCGAAAATTACCATCCCCCTTTTCTTGATGCCATGGTACACAACTATATGGAATGTATTAGCTGCAGCACTTTGTTGTAGCAAACAGAACAGCCTAGTTTCTATACAGAATCTAGGTTGGTTTCTGATGATGAGCTTTCTAGCAGGAactatgaaaaattgcaaaatgcaaatgatattaCCTTATTGAGAACTCCACGATTATGGTTTTCAGGAATTTGTAAAGCTCCATCCATACAGCAGAGCATCGAAGAGTTCCTGATCAAATTTCATAGAGCTTGAGTTGAATCTCATGCTCTCATGTCAGCCCAACCCATTTCTTGAAATGTACTGCCGCTTCTCTCCGTTTTAGTTGTGCTTCTGTTTGCACCTTGGGAGCCTTACCTTTGTACAATGTACTATGGTATTTAAGCCACAGGGACTTGTACTTGTATTTGTCTATAAACATGTCGCCTTTCTCCATCATTTCTATAACTTCCATGGCCCGAAGGAAGAAACCACCTCTGACAAAGCAATATAACAGAGAGTCCAAGAGCTCCTGATCAAATTTCATAGAGCTTGAGTTGGCCAGAAGTTTCATTTCACCCCACAAATCTGTCACCTCCACATATTTACCACCAATGGCAGCATAAGCAGTTATTAAAGAATGAAAAGTTTGTGCATTTGGCACATGGCTCCAATCTTGTTCAGTGCTCTGAGAGCATCATGcatcaatctcttcttgcagAAGAAATGGATAACATTATTCCAGTCATGATCAACCATATGACCTCTTCTGACTTCCTCCACTAGCCTGGTCGTCAAAGCAGCTTCATTGTTATCACAGTCTTGCAATAGCATCTGAAATTCCTTATGATCAGATTTCGAAACATTCGAGTTCTTTAACTCTTTAAAAAGATGGAGACCAAACAAACGCCGCGGACCCACAAGTAAGGAAGATACAGCAAGGCTTGAGCAAGATCTTGTACAAATTCTTCCAACACGAAGCATTTGCCTGCCATGGATAAAGAAAGACACACAAAAAGAGCTCAACTGATGCAGCAAATGTCATAATTTGTCAGCCTACACCATTGGAACCGCTGGACTTCAACAATAGATATCCCAATCAATAAGTACAATAAATCTAAATAAGATCACACCATCCACCTGGTCTGTAAACCATCCTTACTTCTCTTGCCAAATTATAACAAGGCTATCGCAACATAAAAGTAAAACATGAGCAAGTGCAACAACAAACAACTGATGACTGGCCAAATGTTGCACCTTTACATGTCAATTGAAATTGCAAGCATGCAAACATGAGGTCAGCCTATTTAGCCAAAGGGGTCGCAGAGCAAAGGGTAATCCTATATTCAGTTTTGTAGAATAACACTGCTACCACAACGACTTTTGAGAAGGTACTGCTTTATCAAATCATTGCCACACGCTTTTCATgctctatttctatttctacaAATTCTATCCCTAATTCAGTAATTCAGGACTATATGATCCTAGAGAATGAACATCACATTTCAAGTTTGTAGAGGAGTATTAGTAGAGCAGGAATTAGCTCATATCGAAGTCGGCGCCTTGGGCTGTTGGAACTCGGAGCTCTCCCTGCGCCGtacagcctcctcctccctcttgtACACGagtgccacctcctcctcctcgaaggCACGTGGCGGGTGCTGCTGCAGATGGCGGCAGACAGGGCCTGCGCAACGAGGGGCGAAGCGGTGCGGCAACCCGCGAGGGAGATGGGTGAGAGGCTGGTGTGGCACCTGGAGCCGCCGTGAAAGGGCAGAGTCTAGTACCACCGGAGGCGAAGGGGAGACAAAGGTGGTTTGTCATTGCCGGCTCGTGAGACAAATGCCGAAACAGATGTTGGAATGGACCTCCGACTCATAGCTCCAACCAAAGCCAAAACCAATACAATTTCTCCCGGTCGAAACTGGGCTCGACCCAACCAAGGCCGGCAAATGCTTCGGATTTCAGCTCTATGTACCCGTGCGTtacaacgaaaatataaatattggataTAATAATATCAAATACAAACTTAAAGTATGAAAATGTACATACACCATAAGAGCACCACAGAACGAATACGTTGGAAGTGataccgtagtttgatttcatatAGAATCCAAAAAAATGAGTTCATTTATTTctattagtaaaatgagtcaTATATCCGTAGCCGGTAATGAGACGAAGAGTCTAGAGGACGAGGATGGATAACAGaagtgagtaaattattcaaattttaaggGTTTTATTAGATAAGAGGAGGGTAGAGAAAGATATGACGTAGAAAccaactcgtattttatatattagagattattttatttttatagatataaTAAAACACAACCACAGGAAGAAAACATCTCTTGACTTTGTCTTAAAGGAGTAGAGTGTTGAACATGTCTAGTCAGAAAACTCGTTAAAAGCAGTTCTTAGAAGTACTATTTTTTATGAACACCtagattcaaaattaatagaTGTCCTCTCAGTTGTAACTGAGCTATCATTTGGTTCTCTCTGGCTATAGATATAGCTATATTTTATCTAATACCCCTAAATTATAACATACTAGCAATTCTTTTCTTGAGATCGGGATGGCCCCTCGTTATGCACATTGTTTGGTGCATGCTGGCTTCAATCTTATATGCCATGGCCCAGAATTTCTTATGAAACTTGTGCCCCACTACTTGATTAAATCTGGCATTAGTGGTTCAATTATCTGAGGTAGAGTTGCTACTCTCAACCGATACCAGTTGCCACTTGAAGGTGGTTTCAGCTCTGATTTTCTCTCTATTATGAGCTCTACAGACCAACAGATCGATTGAACAACGAGCATTCGCATAATCCAAATGTAGAAAGTTTGTTACCCACATGCTCGTTGTCTTGTGCCGAGATCTTTCTTGACGTAACTACACCGATATGACAGCTAAGACGTGATTCAACTTTTAACGAGCCCTACGTGTTAACGACGAAGTCACCGTTAAGTAGAACCGCTTCCCGTTGCCATTGGTGCTGCTCATCACTCCTAGTGACGTGACTGACATCACTGGCATGGAAGCGATGGTAGCAGAGCAGCTGCATGAGCCACACCAGTGTCTCACGCACTTCAcagtggaagaagaagcaagcagGGAAGCAGGGATGCGCCATTGGCGCAGGATCACGAGATCTTCGATCTTCTCCAACACCTGATTCGAAAACCAGCCTGGTCTTGGCCACACTACAGCttgcagaaaagaaaagaaaagaaaagcaaaaggaTCTTTTTTCCTGGAGCCGGAAGGTCCATCTGCGTCAGGATTTTTCATGGAACAGCATCGCGCGGTAGCGGCACTCGTGGCTGCAGAAGGCCATCTCCCCCCTGCATGCAAGATCACGCCACCACAACGGCAGAGTTGGTCACTCCATCAAATGGAATCAGAGAAACGAGATGACGAAACAAACATTCAGGTTTTCTTTGTTTGAAACTGATCCTGAACAGCCAGTTCTGAAACTTCGACCGAGCAGAGGAAAAGAAATGGAGGGTAGAGAGCTTGAAGCACTGACCTGTACATGAAGATGTCCTTGCCGTGGCCGAGGTCCTTGCTGCAGCCATGGCACCACCTGAGGAACTCGTCCTCGTCGCCACCCGCCGAGAACTCGCAGCAGCTGTCGACGACGACGCGGTCGTCGAAGATGTGCGTCGTCCTCGGGTTCGGTCCGCGCGCGATGACGCGGGTGTAGTCCTCCGACGCCTCCATCTCCCTCGGCGACAGGCGCCGGCGTGGGGAGGACCGCGCCGGGCGGTCAGCGACCGTGGGGATCCGGCAGTTCTTGACGCCGAACTCCTTGGACTCCGCCGGCGAGGGCGAGGACGAGCACGGCGCGTTGGTTGTGTGGACCGGCGGCCGGAG is a genomic window of Phragmites australis chromosome 24, lpPhrAust1.1, whole genome shotgun sequence containing:
- the LOC133907026 gene encoding FCS-Like Zinc finger 8-like, producing the protein MSGRRTKPGGGATKQSEIAFDHGRHAGTAVSAPPKLFLAESSASGEASEAVVSPTSTLQAAASPTSPATTCHRTTAVPFSRGGRSSGGDRWGKSKSQSHRPWEARPVRLGLAGALNGEATEAASTVLTGQRLRPPVHTTNAPCSSSPSPAESKEFGVKNCRIPTVADRPARSSPRRRLSPREMEASEDYTRVIARGPNPRTTHIFDDRVVVDSCCEFSAGGDEDEFLRWCHGCSKDLGHGKDIFMYRGEMAFCSHECRYRAMLFHEKS